The following is a genomic window from Methylomarinum vadi.
CATCGCACATGCCTCTGAGCGAGGTAATCCCGGCTCTGAATAAAGATTGTGTGTTTGTTGCATTAACGTTAACTGGCGCAACAATTGCGTTATTCATCAAATAACTTGTTGCAGCACCCGTCGAATCGATCAGTCTGTCTAGGTTTCCTGGATATCCTTGATATTTGGCGTCATAGCCTGCAATTGCTTTAGCAACCTCTGCTAAGCTATCGGCGCCGGATGAGTCATGAGTACGGCCGACAAAACCGCCGACATAAGGAATCAATAGACCGGCCAAACCGACCAACACCAGCAGGACGACGGTCAATTCAATTAAGGTCATACCCGCTTGGCGGGCCATCTTGTTATAATGTTTCATGTAGGGTTTCTCCCCGTATTCTCGTTAGTTAATGGTTTAAGTGACCCTAACGAAGTCACTGCCCTTAGCTGTACCAGAGCGCCCGGCAGTGGGGGGGAAGCCCTTCCCCCATGTTCGTGACTCTCCTCCCGTTACGGCCGGTCCCGGCCGTGTCTCATCCCTGAGGCGAACGAACTTGTTAGACGGTTGATATATAGCAGAGACCGTGCCAACAAGTTAACTCGCTGTTTTTGTTGAGCGAACAATGCTTGAGGTTGCCCAGAAATATAAAAAACTGTGTGAAATAACCTATTTCAGCTGCGGCATATCCCGCATTTTTGCCGTTGCTCGTCGAATGCTAGCGCCTAAGTAGCTTGTACCCTGCGGGTAAAACCCATCAAGGCTTTATAACCGGTAATCAGCCCGCAGTAGAAACAGGGCGTCAGCGACACCGATCAAGGCCGGCTGAAATTTCCGTCGCCTTACCCCTTCCTTTCCAATTTAACCGGCGAAAAGAGTCCGTCAAGTTCTCCCTAGGAACTGGTCGTAAATTATTTTCCAGCGGCCGTTCTCGCGCTCCGGAGGTTGCCATAAAAGCCAGACTGTAGGTTGGGTTAGCGCAGCGTAACCCAACATAATCAAAAAGATACCTTTTATTACATTCGGTTCGCCATCCCTTTTCGACATTCTCCTCTCCGGGAGAGGAACGTTACGGTCTAGGTTACGATGCAGAATAGGGTATCTACATCGGGAAGTTATTGTTTGCCAAATTCTGAGTGAAATAAGGCAGGACAAATGCTGGAGCTAAAGCGAAGCTTGCGTACCTGCCAAAATCCTGTGACCCCATCATTTATGCTTGGATTGCTTCATGGGTATATTTATTGCTTAAATGTTTTAATTTTTTGCTCAATCGATGAAGCCACGTTTATCCATTCAAAACGGTTTTTCCCTGCTGGAATTGCTGGTGGTGCTGATGCTGATCTCGGTCGTCGGCACCATCGCCATCCGTTCCACGGTGGATATCGGCTATTCGGCCCGCTACGAACAAACCCGCGACCGCCTGGAAAGCATCCGCACCGCCATCATCGGCAACCCGAAGCGTACCATCAACGGCCAGCCCGATATCTCGGGGTTTGTGGCGGATATGGGGCGATTGCCGGTAAATTTAAGGGAATTGGTGGACCAAAATTATTGCACGGTTGATAGAACTATTGATGAAACTACCTCAGGAACAGCGGCGGCGGACTGTAATGCCATAACTGCGGATAGTTGGGTTAATCAGACTGGGTATACCGCCGGAACGAGTGACACATTAAGTTTTGGATGGAATGGTCCTTATTTACGTATTTCATCAGGAGTAACGGATCCCGATACTTATACAGATGGTTGGGGCAGAGAGTCCCAAAATATTTCTGATTTTGATTTTGGATGGCTATATTCAATTACTGGCAATGACTTGATTATAAAAAGCTTAGGGAAAAACCAGATTGTCGGAGGAATGGGTTTCGACGAAGATTTAAAAGCCGCTGTGTTAGAAGAAGAATGGAAAAAAAACATAGAAGCTGGAATTACCGCAAATATTTCCGCTTCTTACTCTCCAGCCGTGCCAGTTCCTTGTGATGCATCAGTTATTGAGGAATCAGCAGTTTGTACTGCAGCCAACTGGAGCGGAGGGAGTTGTAGCGGGCCGGAAACCAATAAAACTGATTGCCTCAATAATTCAGGAACTTGGACGGATTGCACAGCCTCATTGCCCACATCCAAAGCGTTTTGTCTAACAAACGGCGGAATATGGTCATTCAATTCTGAGAACATTTGTCTGAAAGTGACTTATAGAGCAATTAATGCCACAACCGGAGCTACGGAAATCAATAGTGGCTTTAGCAATAATTCTGTACCGATTACCGAAGATGGATTATCGAAGTTGATAACATTCGGTTTTAATGCTGGATCAAAGTTGCCTGTAGGTTCGGCGCTTATAGGTGTCTACAGTTCTGATACCGCGAACTGCAATGCTGCCGACACGGTTGCCACTTACCCGGCAACTTGTGTTGATACATTTTCCAGTGCAACATTTACACAAGCAAATTGTGTCGCTAATTCAGGAAAATGGAAAGTTATCGGTGGTGTAAACCATTGTTACGGCATGAAATCGTTTGAATGTACAGGAACTACTGCTCCAGAGTTAGGCGGTGAATTAAAACTTAAACCGGATATAAAAATACCTATTATTCCTGGTGATCAACTTATATCCATTAACTGGTAAATTTATCAAGCTAGGATGGGTAGCAAGGTAGGATGGGTAGAGGCGATAGCCGAAACCCATCAGTCTGATACAGGTTGATGTCCTGGATAAACGATGGGTTTCGCGTTGCTCTACCCATCCTACACTTCTGTAAATACATGTCATATAGGTGGGTCGTATGACCAATTACCGACGATTGAGAATTGAGGGAGGGTGTTATTTTTTTACCGTGGCGTTGTATGATCGGCGTTCGAAGCTATTGGTCGATCATGTCGATGAATTGAGGGTGGCTTTTGCCGAGGTGAAAAAACGACATCCGTTCCACGTCGATGCGATCGTGATTCTGCCGGAGCATTTGCATTGTATCTGGACGTTGCCCGATGGCGATTGCGATTTTTCCATGCGTTGGCGCCAGATCAAAGCGGAATTTTCGAGGCAGTTGCCGTCGATTGATGCAAGGTCGGGCAGCAAGGTAGGATGGGTAGAGGCGATAGCCGAAACCCATCAGTTTGATACAGGTTGATGTCCTGGATAAACGATGGGTTTCGCGTTGCTCTACCCATCCTACACTTCTGTAAATACATGTCATATAGGTGGGTCGTATGACCAATTACCGACGATTGAGAATTGAGGGAGGGTGTTATTTTTTTACCGTGGCGTTGTATGATCGGCGTTCGAAGCTATTGGTCGATCATGTCGATGAATTGAGGGTGGCTTTTGCCGAGGTGAATAGACGGCACCCGTTCCACATCGATGCGATCGTGATTCTGCCGGAGCATTTGCATTGTATCTGGACGTTGCCCGATGGCGATTGCGATTTTTCCATGCGTTGGCGTCAGATCAAAGCAAATTTTTCGAGGCAATTGCCGTCGATTGATGCAAGGTCGGACAGTCGGGAGAAAAAAGGGGAGCGCGGAATTTGGCAGCGGCGTTTTTGGGAGCATGCGATTCGGGACGAGACCGATTTTCAACGTCATGTGGATTATATTCATTACAATCCGGTCAAGCATGGTTGGGTATCGCGGGTAGTCGATTGGCCTTATTCCTCTTTTATGAAGTTTGTCAAACAGGGTTTTTATCCGGCGAATTGGGGAGTGGATCATAGCGATAAAAAATTGGATATTTGGGAGTATATCTAATGATGGGTTTCGCTGCGCTCTACCCATCCTACGGAATGTTAATAAAGTCGTAAGGACGTATAAATGATGAGTTTAAGAAATCAATCAGGCATGACCTTGATGGAGTTGACGGTTGTATTGCTGATCTTGATTGCGTTGGCCGGTTTGGCGATTCCCTATGTCGGTGGCACCGGACGTATGGCGATGTGCCAGGCGACCGATGCGACGATGCTGGCGGTGAAGGAGGCCATCATGGGTGGAGCTTCGGGGCCGGGGTTTTATGGGGATTTGTTGGGGGAATATCCGCGTGATCGATACTTTACGACAGGATACAACCTACATTATTTGTTCAATCGAGATAACGGATTGGATGACGATTCAGATACGCATAATAGCGATACGATAAATTTCGATGGTGTGTTCGATGCCGATGAGGAATGGCGTGACTATAATCCGAGGACCGGCGTAGGTTGGCGTGGTCCTTATTTGATGAGCGGACAGATCCCTAATTCCGGTATTGATAGTTCGTTTGCTAGTCTTGCAACCCAGATTTACGATCCGGCCACCAATACATCAGGGAAAGTACACGCCATCATTAATGATTCGCTAAACGCACAGGCAATGGATGCATGGAATCGGCCTATTGTTTTACAGGTCCCATACAATGCAGTGACTGGAAAATACGAGCTGGAATATGCTCGATTGGTTTCAGCCGGTCCAGGTGCGGGTATAGCGCCCGGCGATGCGAAGATCGATACGGCAATTCACAATAATCCGAATGCGAGTGACCGTGGCGATGACCGCGTGTTGTATTTAAGAATGCCCGATCCCTATGCAAACGGCAACATTCCTTGCGATCAACTGTGATGCTGATGTAAGCATCCCCTAAAATCGCTATATCCATGCTGTGTTATACACCGACCGATATAAGGCGGTATTTGTCTGGAGAATTT
Proteins encoded in this region:
- a CDS encoding prepilin-type N-terminal cleavage/methylation domain-containing protein, giving the protein MKPRLSIQNGFSLLELLVVLMLISVVGTIAIRSTVDIGYSARYEQTRDRLESIRTAIIGNPKRTINGQPDISGFVADMGRLPVNLRELVDQNYCTVDRTIDETTSGTAAADCNAITADSWVNQTGYTAGTSDTLSFGWNGPYLRISSGVTDPDTYTDGWGRESQNISDFDFGWLYSITGNDLIIKSLGKNQIVGGMGFDEDLKAAVLEEEWKKNIEAGITANISASYSPAVPVPCDASVIEESAVCTAANWSGGSCSGPETNKTDCLNNSGTWTDCTASLPTSKAFCLTNGGIWSFNSENICLKVTYRAINATTGATEINSGFSNNSVPITEDGLSKLITFGFNAGSKLPVGSALIGVYSSDTANCNAADTVATYPATCVDTFSSATFTQANCVANSGKWKVIGGVNHCYGMKSFECTGTTAPELGGELKLKPDIKIPIIPGDQLISINW
- a CDS encoding REP-associated tyrosine transposase, giving the protein MTNYRRLRIEGGCYFFTVALYDRRSKLLVDHVDELRVAFAEVKKRHPFHVDAIVILPEHLHCIWTLPDGDCDFSMRWRQIKAEFSRQLPSIDARSGSKVGWVEAIAETHQFDTG
- a CDS encoding REP-associated tyrosine transposase, whose amino-acid sequence is MTNYRRLRIEGGCYFFTVALYDRRSKLLVDHVDELRVAFAEVNRRHPFHIDAIVILPEHLHCIWTLPDGDCDFSMRWRQIKANFSRQLPSIDARSDSREKKGERGIWQRRFWEHAIRDETDFQRHVDYIHYNPVKHGWVSRVVDWPYSSFMKFVKQGFYPANWGVDHSDKKLDIWEYI